Part of the Zea mays cultivar B73 chromosome 4, Zm-B73-REFERENCE-NAM-5.0, whole genome shotgun sequence genome is shown below.
TGTATCTCTTCCACCTAATCAGCAGACCATAGTCCACCCAGGTAAGTTACTTCTACTAATTAACTTGTTCGACAAAAAAAATTGTCTTCTACGAAAAACTACTGTCTTCTTGTAATCTCAACGAACATTATTTTGGCAAGTACAGAAAATGGGGACATGTTTGAATTCTCGGTGTGTACGTTAGACATCATGAAAAATGAAAGGAAACCTGTAGTTTATTTGATCTGGCTACAAGAATACATGCAGAATTTTAGTAGTAAAAATTAGGTTACGAAACAAAATGTTATAGCTCTGAATATATGAATGACCCGTAGGCACAGAGCAAGTCTGCAAGTGGGAGTGAACGACTAATTTCTATCTAACAGGTGGTTTACACGTATGCAGGAATTTTTGACAAACAGCTGAAATACGACGGTTTTGTGTGGACAATCGATAGCACCGTCACTGGGAGGTTTGTGATTGAGATAGAGTTTCTTGACCTGAAGGTCGCTGATCCGTCTGTAAGCACTGTCTCTCTGTCTTGTTGTGTTTTTTTTGTCAATGGTTGGTACAACAACAATTAGTGAGTAGTAGGGTACGTGGATTACTGCCCTTGATGACTCACCTGGAAATAATATGCATGTACAGAAACCTTGTCCACCTTCTTTCTTGCGTTGAAATAAACAACCCACTGCCACGGTCTGTTGTTGTCGTCGTCACTCGTCAGTTGATGTCGAAACGACACTTGGAGATGTTTGTTTGATCATGTCAACCGTGCTTCAATCTGTTCACCAGCAAATCTCACTCAATGTATCATGAGTGACACTGCTGCGAACCAACAATTAAAAGAAAAGGACAAAATTTGTTCAGTATTCTGACTACTTGTAACAGTCCGTATTGTATCTGACGCTTCCTTCCATGAACTGCATTTCGTCAGGGCGGGGAGCCGGCCTCGATTTGGGCCTCCCGCCAGGTCAAGCAGTGCTCGGACAGCACGGCCCTGTCGTCCCTGGCTCGGATGCTGCACGAGGACGTCCTCACCGACATCACCATCAACGCGGCGGACGGCAGCGTGGGCGCGCACCGCGCGGTCCTGGCGACGCGGTCGCCGGTGTTCCGGAGCATGTTCTCGCACGACCTGAGGGAGAAGGAGCTCTCCACCGTGGACATCACCGACATGTCCCTGGACGCGTGCCGCGCCTTCCTCAGCTACATCTACGGCGACGTGCGCGGCGGCGAGGAGTTCCTGGCGAACCGGCTGGCGCTCCTCCGCGCCGCCGACAAGTACGACATCGGCGACCTCAGGGAGGCCTGCCACGAGAGCCTGCTGGAAGACATCGACGCGCGCAACGTGCTGGAGCGGctgcagacggcgcacctgtACCGGCTGCCGAGGCTCAAGGGCGGCTGCCTGAGGTTCCTTGTGGACTTCAGGAAGGTGTACGAGATGCACGACGACGACCTCAACGCGTTCCTGCAGACGGCCGACAGGGAACTCGTGGCCGAGGTGTTCCATGGCGTTCTTGCCGCGTGGAGCGGGCGGTAAGCCGGGCGCATGCCATGGCACTGCCGCTCTGCTGCAGGTGTTGCACATCTGGTTGGTTCAGTTCGTCACAACTCAGAAGCGTTGTTTGCAACTGGAGGATTCTTGCTGGGAAAGCGTGTAAATATTTGCAAACTGTACATGCGTGCCAGTGGTTGGTCTAAAATTTACTGTGCATGCCTTGATTGGATTTTGTTCCTATGATGTGGAAATCAGCTCATATGCTGCTCATATTCACGTTTTGAGGAATTTCAGACTTGATCTTCAGGTTTACACATGGCATGGCAACAGAGAGAGGCAATGCTCAATAATCTCATTGTACATGGTTTCGATCATTTTCAGCCATTCGTTGCATGGTTTCTTAaactgtttctcaaatttgaagcgATAGGGAAGCCGAACAAGCTCATACTTTTCCCCCTTCCTTTTTCTTCGGCATCCCTAGCCGCT
Proteins encoded:
- the LOC100279936 gene encoding BTB/POZ domain-containing protein At1g55760 — encoded protein: MTDGARVETAPRLAQWRVDPLPCYTYRKSLPFLIGLWNWCISVERNNKQTCVKLFAENTSSLKNGSSAPIASFIAKLIVSLPPNQQTIVHPGIFDKQLKYDGFVWTIDSTVTGRFVIEIEFLDLKVADPSGGEPASIWASRQVKQCSDSTALSSLARMLHEDVLTDITINAADGSVGAHRAVLATRSPVFRSMFSHDLREKELSTVDITDMSLDACRAFLSYIYGDVRGGEEFLANRLALLRAADKYDIGDLREACHESLLEDIDARNVLERLQTAHLYRLPRLKGGCLRFLVDFRKVYEMHDDDLNAFLQTADRELVAEVFHGVLAAWSGR